A single region of the Triticum dicoccoides isolate Atlit2015 ecotype Zavitan chromosome 2B, WEW_v2.0, whole genome shotgun sequence genome encodes:
- the LOC119364516 gene encoding 14-3-3-like protein GF14-B, whose amino-acid sequence MTAPAELSREENVYMAKLAEQAERYEEMVEFMEKVAKTVDSEELTVEERNLLSVAYKNVIGARRASWRIISSIEQKEESRGNEDRVTLIKEYRGKIETELSKICDGILKLLETHLVPSSTAPESKVFYLKMKGDYYRYLAEFKSGPERKDAAENTMVAYKAAQDIALAELAPTHPIRLGLALNFSVFYYEILNSPDRACNLAKQAFDEAISELDTLSEESYKDSTLIMQLLRDNLTLWTSDITEDTAEEEIREAPKHDSSEGQ is encoded by the exons ATGACGGCACCAGCGGAGCTTTCCCGTGAGGAGAATGTGTACATGGCTAAGCTCGCTGAGCAGGCTGAGAGGTACGAGGAGATGGTTGAGTTCATGGAGAAGGTGGCCAAGACCGTCGACTCCGAGGAACTCACTGTGGAGGAGCGCAACCTCCTCTCTGTTGCATACAAGAATGTGATTGGAGCCCGCCGTGCCTCATGGCGCATCATCTCCTCCATTGAACAGAAGGAGGAGAGCCGTGGCAACGAGGACCGGGTCACACTCATCAAGGAATACCGTGGCAAGATCGAAACTGAGCTTAGCAAGATCTGTGATGGCATCCTCAAGCTGCTCGAAACCCACCTTGTCCCGTCTTCCACTGCCCCTGAGTCCAAGGTCTTTTATCTTAAGATGAAGGGTGACTACTACAG GTATCTTGCCGAATTCAAGAGTGGGCCTGAGAGGAAGGATGCTGCTGAGAATACCATGGTGGCATACAAGGCTGCTCAG GATATTGCTTTGGCTGAGCTGGCTCCAACTCATCCGATTAGGCTTGGGCTGGCACTAAACTTCTCGGTGTTCTATTATGAGATCCTCAACTCGCCTGATCGTGCTTGCAATCTCGCAAAACAG GCATTCGATGAGGCCATTTCGGAGCTGGACACCTTGAGCGAAGAATCCTACAAGGACAGCACCTTGATCATGCAACTCCTTCGTGATAACTTGACCCTCTGGACTTCCGACATCACG GAGGACACCGCGGAGGAGGAGATCAGGGAGGCTCCGAAGCATGACTCCAGCGAGGGGCAGTAA